Proteins encoded together in one Anguilla anguilla isolate fAngAng1 chromosome 9, fAngAng1.pri, whole genome shotgun sequence window:
- the tbl2 gene encoding transducin beta-like protein 2: MEFAALFAISLLIGALILLVAVAVGKPKGETSQKNEEKEDTTVEEDGNKAPPSKKQKQPQRIRKEKTQQHTFTHPLLASSLKSHSGNVTCLDFSSNGKYLASCADDRTVRIWSTKDFLERDHRCLRANVELDHATFVRFSPDSRAFITWLANAETIRVFKMTKKEDGSFIFKAAPEDFPVRHKGIVINIGIAETGKFIMTASNDTTILIWDLKGEVLASINTNQMTNSYAAISPCGRFVASCGFTPDVKVWEVCFGKSGEFKEVVRAFDLKGHSAGVHSFAFSNDSRRMATVSKDGTWKLWDTDVEYKKQQDPYLLRTAPCQATEGSRIALSPDARVAAVSSGCGVAMFSTATGALEEDIPAVHGVEITDLRFDVNGRFLACSGDRAVRVFHNAPGYRAAIQDMQAMLKKASNEAMRQRLQQQIQDAQSALDSIYTASKN, translated from the exons TAGAAGAGGACGGAAATAAGGCACCTCCTTCAAAGAAACAGAAGCAGCCACAGCGTATTCGCAAAGAGAAGACGCAGCAACACACGTTTACCCACCCCCTCCTTGCGTCATCCCTGAAG AGTCACAGCGGCAATGTCACTTGCCTGGACTTCAGCAGCAACGGGAAGTATCTGGCCTCCTGCGCGGACGACCGCACGGTCCGGATCTGGAGCACCAAGGACTTTCTGGAGCGTGACCACCGCTGCCTGCGCGCCAACGTGGAGCTGGACCACGCTACGTTCGTCCGCTTCAGCCCCGACTCGCG AGCCTTCATCACCTGGCTGGCCAATGCAGAGACCATTCGAGTTTTCAAGATGACCAAGAAAGAAGACGGTTCCTTTATTTTCAAAGCTGCACCTGAAGACTTCCCTGTGAGGCATAAAGGAATTGTCATCAACATTGGCATTGCAGAAACGG GCAAGTTCATCATGACTGCGTCCAATGACACCACCATTCTGATCTGGGACCTGAAGGGGGAGGTGCTGGCCTCCATAAATACCAACCAGATGACCAACTCCTACGCAGCGATCTCTCCCTGCGGAAG GTTTGTAGCGTCCTGCGGCTTCACTCCGGACGTGAAGGTGTGGGAGGTGTGTTTTGGAAAGAGCGGTGAGTTTAAGGAGGTGGTCCGTGCCTTTGACCTGAAAGGACATTCGGCTGGCGTCCACTCTTTCGCCTTCTCCAATGACTCCCGCAG AATGGCGACGGTTTCCAAAGACGGGACGTGGAAGCTGTGGGACACGGACGTGGAGTACAAGAAGCAGCAGGACCCCTACCTGCTGCGCACGGCGCCCTGCCAGGCGACGGAGGGCAGCCGCATCGCCCTGTCGCCGGACGCGCGGGTGGCGGCCGTCTCCAGCGGCTGCGGCGTGGCCATGTTCAGCACGGCCACCGGCGCCCTGGAGGAGGACATCCCCGCGGTGCACGGCGTGGAGATCACGGACCTCCGCTTCGACGTCAACGGCCGCTTCCTGGCGTGCAGCGGCGACCGCGCCGTCCGCGTCTTCCACAACGCGCCGGGCTACCGCGCCGCCATCCAGGACATGCAGGCCATGCTGAAGAAGGCCTCCAACGAGGCCATGCGCCagaggctacagcagcagatcCAGGACGCGCAGAGCGCATTGGACAGTATCTACACCGCATCCAAAAACTGA